One genomic region from Marinobacter szutsaonensis encodes:
- the yajC gene encoding preprotein translocase subunit YajC — MKSMKFLVAGLMALMPALAMAQDPAAQGMGVMGQVIFFAGFILIFYFLIWRPQSKRAKEHKALMSGLNKGDEVVTSGGVAGKITKVTDDFIVVEVADNVEIKVQKVAVAAALPKGTLKDI, encoded by the coding sequence ATGAAATCAATGAAGTTTCTTGTTGCTGGACTGATGGCCCTGATGCCGGCACTGGCTATGGCCCAGGATCCCGCAGCCCAGGGCATGGGTGTGATGGGGCAGGTGATCTTCTTCGCCGGCTTTATCCTGATTTTCTACTTCCTGATCTGGCGCCCCCAGTCCAAGCGTGCCAAGGAGCACAAGGCGCTGATGTCCGGCCTGAACAAGGGTGATGAGGTTGTTACTTCCGGTGGTGTTGCCGGCAAGATCACCAAGGTGACTGATGACTTCATCGTGGTCGAAGTAGCCGACAACGTCGAAATCAAGGTTCAGAAGGTTGCCGTTGCTGCAGCCCTGCCGAAAGGTACCCTGAAGGATATCTGA